Proteins encoded together in one Hymenobacter monticola window:
- a CDS encoding SRPBCC family protein, whose product MARIELETFIGAPPEDCYALALNVQAHLDSARQTGERVLDAPACGNLGLGDVVTWEARHLGFRQRLTVRITAASPPHHFRDDLVQGAFKTLRHDHYFEASPGGTRMRDVFEFSSPAGFLGRWFDRLFLTGYLTRFLRIRNAMLKQQLEQRP is encoded by the coding sequence ATGGCACGCATCGAGCTGGAGACTTTCATTGGCGCTCCGCCGGAGGACTGCTACGCGCTGGCGCTCAACGTGCAGGCCCACCTTGACTCGGCCCGGCAAACCGGCGAACGGGTGCTGGATGCGCCCGCCTGCGGCAACCTTGGGCTGGGCGATGTAGTGACCTGGGAGGCCCGGCATTTGGGCTTTCGCCAGCGGCTCACGGTGCGTATCACGGCCGCCAGTCCGCCCCATCATTTCCGCGATGACCTGGTGCAGGGCGCCTTCAAAACCCTGCGGCACGACCATTATTTTGAGGCCTCACCGGGCGGGACACGGATGCGCGACGTGTTCGAATTCAGCAGCCCGGCGGGATTTCTCGGTCGCTGGTTCGACCGCCTTTTTCTAACCGGCTATCTGACCAGGTTCCTGCGAATCCGCAACGCCATGCTCAAGCAACAGCTTGAGCAGCGCCCATAG
- a CDS encoding glycosyltransferase, whose amino-acid sequence MPLLPILLVAVYGLCLLFILGFSLGQWELTRLGRRAHQAPPPPLPPVPAVWPRVTVQLPLYNEQNVVERVIDATAALDYPADLLHIQVLDDSNDATVDLAAARVAHHAARGLRISHVRRPNREGYKAGALRHGLEETDGEFIAIFDADFVPEADFLRRTIPFFLQDEQVGVVQTRWGHLNENESLLTRLQAFGLDAHFLIEQVGRTFAGFFLNFNGTGGVWRRACIDDAGGWHTDTLTEDLDLSYRAQLRGWRFVYRPEIVAPAELPAVMDALKSQQFRWTKGAAETAHKHLGPVWRSGQPLAVKLQASFHLLNSSVYVVIMLMALLSVPLVFVRAQFAEYKVVFQLASVFLFGFTPLVYYYYSAWRLAHPDKPLWRYPGFFLLFLSVSMGLALHNARAVILGWLGRRTPFVRTPKAGTAPAARRRRYRTGGVGPLVALEGLLAAYFAFGWGAGVYFHDFGLLPFHTLLTVGFAAIFYYSVRHAR is encoded by the coding sequence ATGCCGCTTCTGCCCATATTGCTGGTGGCGGTTTACGGCCTGTGCCTGCTGTTCATTTTGGGGTTTAGCCTGGGCCAGTGGGAGCTCACGCGGCTGGGCCGGCGGGCCCACCAGGCGCCCCCGCCCCCCCTCCCGCCGGTGCCCGCCGTGTGGCCGCGCGTCACGGTGCAGCTGCCGCTCTACAACGAACAAAACGTGGTAGAGCGCGTCATCGACGCCACTGCCGCGCTCGATTATCCAGCTGATTTGCTGCACATTCAGGTGCTCGACGATTCCAACGACGCGACCGTGGACCTGGCCGCCGCCCGTGTGGCCCACCACGCCGCCCGGGGCCTGCGCATCAGCCACGTGCGCCGGCCCAACCGTGAGGGCTACAAAGCCGGTGCCCTGCGCCACGGCCTGGAAGAAACAGACGGCGAGTTTATTGCCATTTTCGACGCCGACTTTGTGCCCGAAGCCGATTTTCTGCGCCGCACCATTCCATTTTTCCTGCAGGATGAGCAGGTGGGCGTGGTGCAAACCCGCTGGGGCCACCTCAACGAGAATGAGTCCTTGCTCACGCGCCTGCAGGCCTTCGGGCTCGATGCGCACTTTCTTATCGAGCAGGTGGGCCGCACGTTCGCGGGCTTTTTCCTCAACTTCAACGGCACCGGCGGGGTGTGGCGCCGCGCGTGCATCGACGATGCCGGCGGCTGGCACACCGACACCCTCACCGAAGACCTCGACCTGAGCTACCGCGCCCAGCTGCGCGGCTGGCGCTTTGTGTATCGCCCCGAAATCGTGGCGCCCGCCGAGCTGCCCGCCGTGATGGACGCCCTCAAGTCGCAGCAGTTCCGCTGGACCAAGGGCGCCGCCGAAACCGCGCACAAGCACCTGGGCCCCGTGTGGCGCTCCGGCCAGCCGCTGGCCGTGAAGCTGCAGGCCAGCTTCCACTTGCTTAACAGTAGCGTGTACGTCGTCATCATGCTCATGGCTTTGCTGAGCGTGCCGCTGGTGTTTGTGCGGGCGCAGTTTGCCGAGTACAAGGTGGTGTTCCAATTAGCCTCTGTTTTCCTGTTCGGCTTCACGCCGCTCGTTTATTACTACTATTCAGCTTGGCGGCTGGCGCACCCCGACAAGCCGTTGTGGCGCTACCCGGGCTTTTTTCTGCTGTTTCTGTCGGTCTCGATGGGGCTGGCGCTGCACAATGCCCGGGCGGTTATTTTGGGCTGGCTGGGCCGGCGCACGCCTTTTGTGCGCACGCCCAAGGCCGGTACGGCGCCCGCGGCCCGGCGCCGCCGCTACCGCACGGGCGGCGTGGGCCCGCTGGTGGCGCTGGAGGGGTTGCTGGCCGCTTACTTTGCTTTCGGCTGGGGCGCCGGCGTCTACTTCCACGATTTCGGGCTGCTGCCTTTCCACACCTTGCTCACGGTGGGCTTTGCAGCCATCTTTTATTATTCGGTGCGCCATGCCCGTTAA
- a CDS encoding carboxypeptidase-like regulatory domain-containing protein, which translates to MNPENLPKTEEQPYNPNLDAQDEDVTSGGNNRLTYILVGVILALVVGYVALPKGHGSGLSSVTPSFMLDDAAVVAKMPTAADSIAAGLKAAPAADEEAAADASKATIKTAASRPTASATASAAAPAATAMPTAAPASAPEPAPEAAAPAPAAASAAPASVTMSGKIEDENGKPLAGATVFLKGSSKGTSTDANGNYSMEVPAGSDNTLIYGYGGYEDQEIRSRGTQPVDVTLTPRAKKKRR; encoded by the coding sequence ATGAATCCGGAAAATTTACCCAAAACCGAAGAGCAACCTTACAACCCCAACCTGGACGCGCAGGACGAGGACGTGACCTCGGGCGGCAACAATCGCCTGACGTATATTCTGGTGGGCGTGATTCTGGCGCTGGTGGTGGGCTACGTGGCCCTGCCCAAGGGCCACGGCAGCGGCCTGTCGTCCGTCACGCCATCCTTTATGCTGGATGATGCCGCCGTAGTCGCCAAAATGCCCACGGCCGCCGACAGCATAGCCGCCGGCCTCAAAGCCGCTCCGGCCGCCGATGAGGAAGCTGCCGCCGATGCTTCAAAAGCAACCATCAAAACTGCTGCCAGCCGCCCCACTGCCTCGGCGACCGCCTCGGCAGCGGCTCCTGCTGCCACCGCCATGCCCACTGCGGCCCCTGCTTCGGCACCCGAGCCGGCGCCCGAAGCTGCGGCCCCGGCGCCCGCGGCGGCCTCAGCCGCGCCCGCCTCCGTCACCATGTCGGGCAAGATTGAGGACGAAAACGGCAAGCCGCTGGCGGGCGCCACCGTTTTCCTAAAAGGCAGCAGCAAGGGCACCAGCACCGACGCCAATGGCAACTACAGCATGGAAGTGCCCGCCGGCAGCGACAACACCCTCATCTACGGCTACGGCGGCTACGAAGACCAGGAAATTCGCAGCCGCGGCACCCAGCCCGTGGACGTGACCCTCACGCCCCGCGCCAAGAAGAAGCGCCGCTAA
- a CDS encoding alpha/beta fold hydrolase → MLRFLLLLLLPLLLAGPRASAQTAPLNATLDGYDYPFPVKTLPLKIEGQALSMAYMDVAPAARPNGRTVVLLHGKNFFGAYWRETIKTLAAAGFRVVVPDQIGFGKSDKADIHYSFHQLARNTKQLLDTLGVKKAAIVGHSMGGMLATRFALMYPETTEKLVLENPIGLEDYRVGVPYQPVAQAEATERNSTEASIRKYHATYYPNGYPAAHDQWLLPLAAQTRSLDFPKVARANALTYDMIYQQPVSYEFSRITVPTLLIIGQADRTVVGKALIKDPKVLAQMGQYPALGRRTAAQIKGAKLVELPNVGHIPHLESPAQFYKALLAFLG, encoded by the coding sequence ATGCTTCGCTTCCTCTTGCTGCTCCTGCTGCCGTTGCTGCTGGCCGGCCCCCGTGCTTCGGCCCAGACGGCCCCGCTCAATGCCACGCTGGATGGCTACGACTACCCGTTTCCAGTCAAAACGCTGCCGTTGAAAATAGAGGGGCAGGCCCTAAGCATGGCCTATATGGACGTGGCGCCCGCCGCCCGGCCGAACGGCCGGACCGTGGTGCTGCTGCACGGCAAAAACTTCTTCGGGGCCTACTGGCGTGAAACGATTAAGACGCTGGCTGCCGCAGGGTTCCGGGTGGTAGTGCCCGACCAAATCGGCTTTGGCAAGTCCGACAAGGCCGACATTCACTATTCCTTTCACCAGCTGGCGCGCAATACCAAGCAGCTGCTCGACACGCTGGGCGTGAAAAAGGCCGCCATCGTAGGCCACAGCATGGGCGGTATGCTGGCCACCCGCTTCGCGCTGATGTATCCGGAAACCACCGAAAAGCTGGTGCTCGAAAACCCCATTGGCCTAGAAGACTACCGCGTGGGCGTGCCGTACCAGCCCGTGGCGCAGGCCGAAGCCACCGAGCGGAATAGCACCGAGGCCAGCATTCGCAAGTACCACGCGACCTATTACCCCAACGGCTACCCGGCTGCCCACGACCAATGGCTGCTGCCCCTGGCCGCCCAAACCCGCAGCCTCGACTTCCCCAAAGTGGCCCGCGCCAACGCGCTGACCTACGACATGATTTATCAGCAGCCGGTCAGCTACGAGTTCAGCCGCATTACCGTGCCCACGCTGCTCATTATCGGCCAGGCCGACCGTACCGTGGTGGGCAAGGCGCTGATAAAAGACCCCAAAGTGCTGGCCCAAATGGGCCAGTACCCAGCGCTGGGCCGCCGCACCGCCGCCCAAATCAAGGGAGCCAAGCTGGTGGAACTTCCCAACGTGGGCCACATTCCGCACTTGGAATCACCGGCGCAATTCTATAAGGCGCTACTGGCGTTTTTGGGGTAG
- a CDS encoding formylglycine-generating enzyme family protein, with amino-acid sequence MARFIKAFGAVLVLAGSACSPLTKIQYLCPNSSRPAAYSTTSALPLYPTERYSDRPFAFETYPKGFNESRVFRFEACPDSAAQAFRRIPALPKIDKSQRLAQGPGTVFIVSKNIEMDEAEVTNKEWQHFLNCIHTDSAEEVYESFLPNANAQPLPDYFSNSFYQHFPVVGISYEQALGFCRWRGAIVTEYFNKSSGPKVKHQRFTFRLPTEQEWESAAGNFISREYGTPCTSRQVYVHPASAAYLQKRARTDIPVEQIARDIAQFNAAKTRLIWFNCQRELPYFLNSPTPDYAYSTAPNDYGLYHMIGNVAEFVQEPGITKGGSYRDPLALCTIASRGKYTGPAPTVGFRCVGEASFMP; translated from the coding sequence ATGGCCAGATTTATAAAAGCATTTGGTGCGGTGTTGGTATTAGCAGGTAGCGCCTGTAGTCCACTCACGAAGATTCAGTATTTGTGCCCAAACAGCAGCCGCCCTGCCGCTTACAGCACAACATCAGCCCTGCCGCTCTACCCTACCGAGCGGTATTCGGACCGGCCTTTTGCGTTCGAAACCTACCCAAAAGGATTTAATGAATCCCGCGTGTTCCGTTTTGAGGCCTGCCCTGATTCAGCAGCCCAAGCATTCCGACGCATTCCAGCCCTGCCTAAAATAGATAAATCACAACGCCTTGCACAGGGCCCCGGCACCGTTTTCATTGTCAGTAAAAACATTGAAATGGACGAGGCGGAAGTTACAAACAAGGAATGGCAGCATTTTCTCAACTGCATCCATACCGACTCCGCCGAAGAAGTTTATGAGTCCTTTCTGCCTAACGCGAACGCTCAACCACTACCGGATTATTTTAGTAATTCCTTCTACCAACACTTTCCGGTTGTGGGCATCTCTTACGAGCAAGCGCTGGGCTTTTGCCGGTGGCGTGGCGCTATTGTAACCGAGTACTTCAATAAAAGCAGTGGTCCCAAGGTCAAGCACCAGCGGTTCACTTTTCGGCTGCCGACCGAACAGGAATGGGAGTCTGCCGCCGGTAATTTTATCAGCCGCGAGTACGGCACGCCCTGTACCTCGCGCCAAGTGTACGTGCATCCGGCCTCGGCTGCTTATTTGCAAAAACGAGCTCGAACCGATATTCCAGTCGAACAAATTGCCCGCGACATTGCCCAATTCAACGCTGCCAAAACCAGGCTTATATGGTTTAACTGCCAACGTGAGCTGCCTTATTTCCTCAATTCGCCAACCCCTGATTACGCCTACAGCACCGCGCCCAATGACTATGGCCTTTACCACATGATTGGCAACGTAGCTGAATTCGTACAGGAACCAGGCATCACCAAGGGCGGCAGCTACCGCGACCCGCTGGCACTGTGTACCATTGCCAGCCGGGGTAAATACACCGGCCCCGCACCTACTGTTGGGTTTCGGTGTGTGGGCGAGGCGTCTTTTATGCCCTAG
- a CDS encoding NAD(P)/FAD-dependent oxidoreductase — protein MHLVIVGNGITGITCALTVRRLRSEARITLVSAESAHHYARTALMYVYMGHLRPQDIKPYEDWFWAENRLELVHAIATNLDTAHQQLILDNGTTLTYDQLLLATGSESRRPGWPGQHLAGVQSLYGLPDLEAMARDTRGITRGVVVGGGLIGVELAEMLHSRGIEPLVLVRDGRYWASVLPPEEAHLVDLQFSENHVPVRYHTELAEILGDAQGRVRAVRTTQREEIACQWVGIATGVAPNLALAKTSAVETDRGILVDEFLRTSVPHVYAAGDCAQFRRPAAGEVPIEQLWYTGRMQGETVAHTICGQPTPYRRGVWFNSAKFFNLEYQTYGQAPAGPTPSLESFYWEHAAGRAAFRVYFRADAPHAVVGFNALGLRLRQAVCEEWIRQRAPVAAVLAGLGAANFDAEFAPQHEAAIVAAFNRQFPQQAVVLQRRKGLFARF, from the coding sequence ATGCACTTAGTCATCGTCGGCAACGGCATCACCGGCATCACATGCGCGCTCACCGTGCGGCGCCTGCGCTCCGAGGCCCGCATCACGCTGGTCTCGGCCGAAAGCGCCCACCACTACGCCCGCACCGCGCTGATGTACGTGTACATGGGCCACCTGCGCCCCCAGGACATCAAGCCCTACGAGGACTGGTTTTGGGCTGAAAACCGCCTGGAGCTGGTTCACGCCATCGCCACCAACTTGGATACCGCCCACCAACAGCTCATTCTCGACAACGGCACTACTCTCACCTACGACCAGCTGCTGCTCGCCACCGGCTCCGAAAGCCGCCGGCCCGGCTGGCCCGGCCAGCACCTGGCCGGCGTGCAAAGCCTCTACGGCCTGCCCGACCTCGAAGCCATGGCACGCGACACCCGCGGCATCACCCGGGGCGTGGTGGTGGGCGGCGGCCTCATCGGCGTGGAACTGGCCGAAATGCTGCACTCGCGCGGCATCGAGCCGCTGGTGCTGGTGCGCGACGGCCGCTACTGGGCATCGGTGCTCCCGCCCGAGGAAGCCCATTTGGTCGACCTGCAGTTCAGCGAAAACCACGTGCCGGTGCGCTACCACACCGAACTAGCCGAGATTTTGGGGGATGCCCAGGGCCGGGTGCGGGCCGTGCGCACCACCCAGCGCGAAGAAATTGCCTGCCAATGGGTGGGCATTGCCACGGGCGTGGCCCCCAACCTGGCGCTGGCCAAAACCTCGGCCGTGGAAACGGACCGCGGCATTTTGGTTGATGAATTTCTGCGCACCAGCGTCCCCCACGTATACGCAGCCGGCGACTGCGCCCAATTCCGCCGGCCCGCCGCGGGCGAGGTGCCCATCGAGCAGCTCTGGTACACCGGCCGCATGCAGGGCGAAACCGTGGCGCATACCATTTGCGGCCAGCCCACGCCTTACCGGCGCGGCGTGTGGTTCAACTCGGCCAAGTTCTTCAACCTGGAATACCAAACCTACGGGCAGGCGCCGGCCGGCCCTACGCCCAGCCTGGAGAGCTTTTACTGGGAACATGCAGCGGGGCGCGCGGCTTTCCGGGTGTACTTCCGGGCCGACGCACCGCACGCCGTGGTCGGCTTCAATGCCCTGGGGCTACGCCTGCGCCAGGCTGTGTGCGAGGAGTGGATTCGGCAGCGGGCGCCGGTGGCCGCCGTGCTGGCCGGATTGGGGGCGGCTAACTTTGACGCGGAGTTTGCGCCGCAGCACGAAGCCGCCATCGTGGCGGCGTTCAATCGGCAGTTCCCGCAGCAGGCCGTGGTGCTGCAGCGGCGCAAGGGCTTGTTTGCCCGTTTTTAG
- a CDS encoding peroxiredoxin, translating into MLQVGQPAPDFTLKTTSGATFRLSDQRGRHVVLYFYPKDDTPGCTAEACSFRDQYEDFKDLGAEVVGVSSDSEASHQKFTQKHRLPFELLADTDGQVRKLYEVPRALLGLLPGRVTFVIDKEGIVQYIFNSLSGATDHVSNAKKVLAGLPA; encoded by the coding sequence ATGCTTCAAGTAGGCCAGCCCGCCCCCGATTTCACCCTCAAAACCACTTCCGGCGCCACCTTCCGGCTTTCCGACCAGCGCGGGCGCCACGTGGTGCTGTACTTCTACCCCAAAGACGACACGCCCGGCTGCACGGCCGAAGCCTGCTCGTTCCGCGACCAGTACGAAGATTTCAAAGACCTTGGCGCCGAAGTCGTTGGCGTGAGCTCCGACAGCGAAGCTTCGCACCAGAAGTTCACCCAGAAGCACCGCCTGCCCTTCGAACTGCTGGCCGACACCGACGGCCAGGTACGCAAGCTCTACGAGGTGCCGCGCGCCCTGCTGGGCCTGCTGCCCGGCCGCGTCACGTTTGTGATTGACAAAGAGGGCATTGTTCAATACATCTTCAACTCCCTGAGCGGCGCCACCGACCACGTGAGCAACGCGAAGAAAGTGCTGGCCGGGCTGCCGGCTTAA
- a CDS encoding glycosyltransferase family 2 protein, with amino-acid sequence MIQPRISVIIPAHNEAGAIALVLGEIPAGLAQEVIVVDNNSTDDTGAIARACGATVLREPRPGYGYACLAGMAHAFARPQSEWPDVVVFLDGDHSDYPEQMPELLAPLLRGEADLVIGSRALGESEKGALMPQQRFGNWLAARLLNLRYHGNVTDLGPFRAILVPALLAIGMEDKTYGWTVEMQVKAFRQGLRVVEVPVRYRRRIGTSKVSGTVRGTLGAGYKILWTIFRYW; translated from the coding sequence ATGATTCAGCCCCGCATCAGCGTCATCATTCCGGCCCACAACGAGGCTGGCGCCATTGCATTGGTGCTAGGCGAAATCCCGGCTGGGCTGGCGCAGGAAGTCATCGTGGTCGACAACAACTCGACCGACGACACCGGCGCCATTGCCCGGGCCTGCGGGGCCACGGTGCTGCGCGAGCCCCGCCCCGGCTACGGCTACGCCTGCTTGGCCGGCATGGCCCACGCCTTCGCCCGGCCGCAATCCGAGTGGCCCGACGTCGTCGTATTTCTCGACGGCGACCATTCCGATTACCCCGAACAAATGCCCGAACTTCTGGCCCCGCTCCTGCGCGGGGAGGCCGACCTTGTGATTGGCTCGCGGGCCCTGGGCGAAAGCGAAAAAGGGGCCCTGATGCCCCAGCAGCGGTTCGGCAACTGGCTGGCGGCGCGGCTGCTCAACCTGCGCTACCACGGCAACGTCACCGATTTGGGCCCGTTTCGGGCCATCCTCGTCCCCGCCCTGCTGGCCATCGGCATGGAAGATAAAACCTACGGCTGGACGGTGGAAATGCAGGTGAAAGCCTTCCGCCAGGGCCTGCGCGTGGTGGAGGTGCCCGTGCGCTACCGCCGCCGCATCGGCACCAGCAAGGTGTCGGGCACTGTGCGCGGCACCCTGGGCGCAGGCTATAAGATTCTGTGGACCATTTTCCGGTATTGGTAA
- a CDS encoding 4Fe-4S binding protein, translating to MTPTLAAPPLPATPAAEKLTLAVVAGGLLALLLALADADAGRQRLWFWAALALISGGTLGWSWLKFGTRPAGVQHDHLWQRASTSRGVMAWVTGLVLTGFYVLLYWFSTDDGHGHFGLLDHLVHPLDGFSQALRGRPADQWFLYGTFYTLAVLLMGARALWKYRHSRYHLIRTASVMFFQLGFAFLLPGLLQFFQQPEYYFSYFWPLKYDYLFPATVTGLLQHGGLGVFMVFWGAMMSFLATPVLTYFFGKRWYCSWVCGCGGLAETAGDPYRHLSDKSRAAWRLEVRLIYPILAIIVAITALLWVHFATGSTLLGEAGGVAAKWYGFAIGAVFSGVVGVGFYPILGSRVWCRFGCPMAAYLGLLQKHFSRFRISTNGGQCISCGNCSNVCEMGIDVKQYAQRGEPIVRAACVGCGLCSTACPRGVLNLENGPREGRYQASQLIHADSLRILS from the coding sequence ATGACTCCAACCCTTGCCGCCCCGCCCCTGCCCGCCACCCCAGCCGCCGAGAAGCTGACCCTGGCCGTGGTGGCGGGTGGCCTGCTGGCCCTGCTCCTGGCCCTGGCCGATGCCGACGCCGGTCGCCAGCGCCTATGGTTTTGGGCAGCGCTGGCGCTCATCAGCGGGGGCACGCTGGGCTGGAGTTGGCTCAAGTTTGGCACGCGCCCGGCCGGCGTGCAGCACGACCACCTGTGGCAACGGGCCAGCACCAGCCGGGGCGTCATGGCCTGGGTGACGGGCCTGGTGCTCACTGGCTTCTACGTGCTGCTCTACTGGTTCAGTACCGACGATGGCCACGGCCATTTCGGCCTGCTCGACCACCTGGTGCACCCGCTCGACGGCTTCAGCCAGGCCCTGCGCGGCCGGCCGGCCGACCAGTGGTTTCTCTACGGCACCTTCTACACGCTGGCCGTGCTGCTGATGGGCGCCCGGGCCCTGTGGAAGTACCGACACTCGCGCTACCACCTCATCCGCACGGCATCGGTGATGTTTTTTCAGCTGGGCTTTGCCTTTTTGCTGCCGGGCCTGCTCCAGTTTTTTCAGCAGCCTGAGTACTATTTCAGCTACTTCTGGCCGCTCAAGTATGACTACCTGTTTCCAGCCACGGTGACGGGGCTGCTTCAACACGGCGGGCTGGGCGTATTCATGGTGTTCTGGGGCGCGATGATGTCGTTTTTGGCTACGCCCGTCCTCACTTATTTCTTTGGCAAGCGCTGGTACTGCTCCTGGGTGTGCGGCTGCGGCGGCCTGGCCGAAACCGCCGGCGACCCCTACCGCCACCTCTCCGACAAGAGCCGCGCCGCCTGGCGCTTAGAAGTTCGCCTCATCTATCCTATCCTTGCCATCATCGTGGCCATCACGGCGCTGCTGTGGGTGCATTTTGCCACCGGCAGCACCTTGCTGGGCGAGGCCGGCGGCGTGGCGGCCAAGTGGTACGGCTTCGCCATTGGCGCGGTGTTCTCGGGCGTGGTGGGCGTAGGCTTCTACCCGATTCTGGGCTCGCGGGTGTGGTGCCGCTTCGGCTGCCCTATGGCGGCTTACCTGGGCCTCTTGCAAAAGCACTTCTCCCGCTTCCGCATCAGCACCAACGGCGGCCAGTGCATCTCCTGCGGCAACTGCTCCAACGTGTGCGAGATGGGCATCGACGTGAAGCAGTACGCCCAGCGCGGCGAGCCCATCGTTCGGGCGGCCTGTGTGGGCTGCGGCCTGTGCAGCACCGCCTGCCCCCGCGGTGTGCTCAACCTGGAAAATGGACCGCGCGAAGGGCGGTATCAAGCTTCGCAGTTGATTCATGCGGACTCGCTGCGGATATTGAGCTAG
- a CDS encoding APC family permease, with product MTEPQPDQPHFKRAINLFDAIMLVTGSMIGSGIFIVSADISRQVGSAGWLLVVWLLTGFITMAGAISYGELASMFPKVGGQYVYLREAFGRLTAFLYGWTLFLVIQTGVIAAVAVAFAKFTGVLQPWFSVKHILFETNIGGWNFTFSSVQLLAILLIVGITALNAQGVRTGKLIQNVLGSTKLVALALLIIFGLALGLNHEAIQANFADMWAAMRYSAPGVSAAPLPISGSALLIAIGMAMTGSLFSSDSWNNIGFAGEEIQNPERTLVRSMAIGTAIVTGLYILINVVYLLVLPLHGSPEAATVAGRGIQYATDDRVATAVAESVLGQNGAYVMAVLIMLSTFGANNGIILSGARAYFAMAKDGLFFPGLARLNRANVPGRALWAQCFWACVLCLSGKYGDLLNYVMFAVILFYVITIIGIFVLRRTRPEAPRPYRAWGYPLVPGLYILLATTFCIILLIAPDTAEFSQRGLLLMALGLPVYFLFGRRFGRSAGQA from the coding sequence ATGACCGAACCCCAACCCGACCAGCCGCATTTTAAGCGCGCCATCAATCTTTTCGACGCCATCATGCTCGTCACGGGCAGCATGATAGGCTCGGGCATCTTCATCGTTTCGGCCGATATTTCGCGGCAGGTGGGCAGCGCGGGCTGGCTGCTGGTGGTGTGGCTGCTCACCGGCTTCATCACCATGGCCGGGGCCATCAGCTACGGCGAGCTGGCCAGCATGTTCCCCAAGGTGGGCGGGCAGTACGTGTACCTGCGGGAGGCCTTCGGGCGCCTCACGGCCTTTCTCTACGGCTGGACGCTGTTTCTCGTCATCCAAACCGGCGTTATCGCGGCCGTGGCCGTGGCTTTTGCCAAGTTCACCGGCGTGCTGCAGCCTTGGTTCAGCGTGAAGCACATTCTGTTTGAAACGAACATCGGCGGCTGGAACTTCACGTTTTCGTCGGTGCAGCTGCTGGCCATTTTGCTGATTGTGGGCATCACGGCGCTCAATGCACAGGGCGTGCGCACCGGCAAGCTTATCCAGAACGTGCTGGGCAGCACCAAGCTGGTGGCGCTGGCTTTGCTCATCATTTTCGGCCTGGCCCTGGGGCTCAACCACGAGGCCATTCAAGCCAACTTTGCCGACATGTGGGCGGCCATGCGCTACTCGGCCCCGGGCGTGAGCGCCGCGCCGCTGCCCATCAGCGGCAGTGCGCTGCTCATTGCCATCGGCATGGCCATGACGGGCTCGCTGTTCTCGTCCGATTCGTGGAACAACATCGGCTTTGCGGGCGAGGAAATCCAGAACCCCGAGCGCACGCTGGTGCGCAGCATGGCCATCGGCACGGCCATCGTCACGGGCCTCTACATTCTCATCAACGTGGTGTATTTGCTGGTGCTGCCGCTGCACGGCTCGCCCGAGGCGGCCACGGTGGCCGGCCGCGGCATTCAGTACGCCACCGACGACCGGGTGGCCACCGCCGTGGCCGAGTCGGTGCTCGGTCAGAACGGCGCCTATGTGATGGCCGTGCTCATCATGCTCAGCACGTTTGGCGCCAACAACGGCATCATCCTCAGCGGGGCACGGGCCTACTTCGCCATGGCCAAAGACGGCTTGTTCTTTCCCGGCCTGGCCCGCCTGAACCGGGCCAACGTGCCCGGCCGGGCGTTGTGGGCGCAGTGCTTCTGGGCCTGCGTGCTCTGCCTGAGTGGCAAGTACGGCGACTTGCTCAACTACGTGATGTTTGCCGTCATTCTGTTCTACGTCATCACCATCATCGGCATTTTTGTGCTGCGCCGCACCCGCCCCGAGGCGCCCCGCCCCTACCGCGCCTGGGGCTACCCGCTGGTGCCGGGCCTCTACATCTTGCTGGCCACCACGTTCTGCATCATCCTGCTCATTGCGCCCGATACGGCCGAATTTTCGCAGCGCGGCCTGCTGCTGATGGCGCTGGGCCTGCCGGTGTACTTCCTATTTGGCCGCCGCTTCGGCCGCTCGGCCGGTCAGGCGTAA